One part of the Corynebacterium aurimucosum ATCC 700975 genome encodes these proteins:
- a CDS encoding CDP-alcohol phosphatidyltransferase family protein produces the protein MATTQSRFSWAIAQLDAAQKPAQGVPAYMRWVNRRGARVIAALGYQLRWTPNQVTAISACLSVAGMLVLIFAPFAVSTGVLAAVLLALGFLFDSADGQLARVSKLSSKSGEWVDHVVDAFRSPLVHVAVAIAVTAHEGPYSWLALVALGYSVVTSGQFLSQILAEALVRKAGAQQTRGGNLRSWILLPTDPGVLCWSFVFWGWAPAFAVVYGLLAAVAAAHSAVSLTRRFKDLSAVDRAAAELADVPSGGAHA, from the coding sequence ATGGCGACGACACAGTCTCGTTTTAGCTGGGCGATCGCGCAGCTTGACGCCGCGCAGAAGCCCGCGCAAGGCGTACCCGCGTATATGCGCTGGGTCAACCGGCGCGGTGCCCGCGTGATTGCGGCGCTGGGCTATCAGCTGCGCTGGACGCCGAACCAGGTCACGGCCATCTCCGCGTGCCTGTCGGTGGCGGGCATGCTCGTGCTCATCTTCGCGCCGTTTGCCGTGTCGACGGGCGTACTTGCTGCAGTCCTGCTCGCGCTGGGCTTCCTTTTTGACTCCGCGGACGGCCAACTGGCGCGCGTGTCCAAGCTGTCGTCGAAGTCGGGCGAGTGGGTTGACCACGTCGTCGACGCGTTTCGCTCGCCGCTCGTTCACGTGGCCGTGGCCATCGCGGTCACGGCCCACGAGGGCCCGTACTCATGGCTGGCCTTGGTGGCGCTCGGGTACTCCGTTGTGACGAGTGGGCAGTTCCTCAGCCAGATTCTTGCTGAGGCGCTGGTGCGCAAGGCAGGCGCGCAGCAGACTCGCGGCGGCAACCTGCGCTCGTGGATTTTGTTGCCTACCGACCCAGGTGTGCTGTGCTGGAGCTTTGTCTTCTGGGGCTGGGCGCCGGCCTTTGCCGTGGTCTACGGACTACTCGCCGCCGTCGCCGCGGCGCACTCTGCGGTTTCGCTCACGCGCCGTTTTAAAGATCTCTCGGCCGTCGACCGCGCCGCAGCGGAGCTTGCCGATGTCCCCTCTGGAGGTGCTCATGCCTAG
- a CDS encoding glycosyltransferase family 2 protein produces MPRLSVLLPARNAQNTVGEAVSSTLRALPRDAELVVLDDGSTDATAARAADAGRGDARLRVESQPPSGGIAVALNWLLAHTDSELVGRMDADDITLPWRFRSALPALGRGADIVFNQVLYTTGARTRPAVPLGITPAAFGLHLLLTNPVSHPAMVATRAALDSVRGYRAVPAEDYDLWMRAVSAGFRLRRLGVWGLKYRVHPDQITASTTWRSASWDNADQAEAFGDLSAALVGERLTRIVTLAQHDASTRERELAHFADLIRTAGRRLGPVQHAALEHRLRSRLAWARDISA; encoded by the coding sequence ATGCCTAGGCTCAGCGTCCTCCTGCCGGCCCGCAACGCGCAGAACACCGTCGGTGAGGCGGTCTCCTCGACGCTGCGGGCCTTACCGCGCGACGCGGAGCTCGTCGTCCTCGACGACGGCTCCACTGACGCGACGGCGGCCCGCGCGGCGGACGCAGGCCGGGGCGATGCGCGTCTGCGTGTGGAATCCCAGCCGCCCTCTGGTGGCATCGCCGTAGCGCTGAACTGGCTTCTCGCGCACACGGACTCCGAGTTGGTGGGGCGCATGGACGCCGACGACATCACGCTGCCGTGGCGCTTCCGCAGCGCGCTGCCTGCACTCGGACGTGGCGCGGACATCGTGTTTAACCAGGTCCTCTACACCACAGGGGCGCGGACGCGTCCCGCGGTGCCACTGGGCATTACCCCGGCGGCGTTTGGCCTGCACCTGCTCCTGACGAATCCCGTCTCGCACCCAGCGATGGTTGCGACGCGTGCGGCACTCGACTCCGTACGCGGCTACCGCGCGGTGCCCGCCGAGGATTATGACTTGTGGATGCGCGCCGTCAGCGCGGGCTTCCGCCTGCGCCGCCTGGGCGTGTGGGGGCTCAAGTACCGCGTCCACCCGGATCAGATCACGGCGTCGACTACGTGGCGCAGCGCGTCCTGGGATAACGCGGACCAGGCGGAGGCTTTCGGGGACTTGAGCGCGGCGCTCGTAGGCGAGCGTCTCACCCGCATTGTCACCCTCGCGCAGCATGACGCCTCGACTCGCGAACGGGAACTGGCGCACTTCGCCGACCTCATTCGCACCGCTGGTCGCCGCCTAGGCCCCGTCCAGCACGCCGCCCTGGAACATCGCCTGCGTTCGCGTCTTGCGTGGGCGCGCGATATTTCTGCCTGA
- a CDS encoding glycosyltransferase family 2 protein, whose translation MTHSTVRPGADKPGTPDPADIDVLDIAPIAIAVYDRGTDTLEILSGDENAEPSSHEARVLIREDGHTLGYREVTGSPFVPLDEQELHRLAQAEAAGLPGVQRAWTQGAGAGLSASLILCTMGRNPLLPRAVAAALAQTHNDLEVIVVDNAPATGDTRRALAGIEDPRLRIVDEPRGGLSHARNRGVAAAQGEIIAFSDDDAQVHPEWMASILDVFAAAPAGQIGAVTGPVFPAQLRYPSQFLFEDRGGFPKQVRPTVWASAPQPAAVRALGDPGEGGPFFPLTTARVGAGVSMAYPRAVLSEMGEFDTALGAGSLTKGGEDLDAFARVLRAGRAIITTPDAVVHHTHRENVAGLIAQSYGDGTGMAALLTKAVTHHPAAIALLARRIPRILRRIAPGSERVQGNAGSGLPMPPQLLRQEIRGFLRGPVLYAQARWATRAS comes from the coding sequence ATGACGCACTCCACCGTCCGCCCGGGCGCAGACAAGCCCGGCACGCCTGACCCTGCGGATATCGACGTGCTCGATATCGCACCTATCGCCATTGCGGTTTACGACCGCGGCACCGACACTCTGGAGATTCTCTCCGGTGATGAGAACGCCGAGCCTTCGTCCCACGAGGCCCGCGTGCTCATCCGCGAAGACGGACACACGCTGGGCTACCGCGAGGTCACTGGCAGTCCTTTTGTTCCGCTCGATGAGCAGGAGCTGCACCGCCTCGCCCAAGCCGAGGCCGCCGGCCTGCCTGGTGTCCAGCGCGCGTGGACGCAGGGTGCGGGCGCGGGGCTGAGCGCCAGCCTTATTCTGTGCACGATGGGCCGCAACCCGTTGCTCCCACGCGCCGTGGCGGCGGCGCTCGCGCAGACACACAACGACCTTGAGGTCATCGTCGTCGATAACGCGCCTGCTACGGGGGATACCCGCCGCGCACTGGCAGGCATCGAGGACCCGCGTTTGCGCATCGTCGACGAACCCCGGGGCGGCTTGTCCCATGCCCGCAACCGCGGCGTGGCAGCGGCCCAGGGCGAGATCATTGCGTTCAGCGACGATGACGCGCAGGTGCATCCGGAGTGGATGGCCAGCATCCTTGACGTCTTCGCCGCGGCCCCCGCCGGACAGATCGGCGCCGTGACCGGACCCGTCTTCCCCGCGCAGTTGCGCTATCCCTCGCAGTTCCTCTTTGAGGATCGCGGCGGTTTCCCCAAGCAAGTGCGCCCCACCGTCTGGGCCAGCGCCCCGCAACCCGCGGCGGTGCGTGCGTTGGGCGATCCGGGCGAAGGCGGCCCCTTCTTCCCCTTGACTACCGCGCGCGTCGGTGCCGGCGTCTCCATGGCGTATCCGCGTGCCGTCCTCTCCGAGATGGGCGAGTTCGACACCGCGTTGGGGGCCGGCAGCCTGACTAAGGGCGGCGAGGACCTCGATGCCTTCGCGCGTGTACTGCGTGCCGGTCGCGCCATCATCACAACGCCCGACGCGGTCGTTCACCACACCCACCGCGAGAACGTCGCCGGCCTAATCGCGCAGTCGTACGGCGATGGAACCGGCATGGCGGCGCTGCTCACCAAGGCGGTGACGCACCATCCCGCTGCGATCGCCTTGCTCGCACGCCGCATTCCGCGCATCCTGCGTCGCATCGCGCCGGGTTCGGAGCGCGTCCAAGGCAATGCGGGCAGCGGCTTGCCGATGCCCCCTCAGTTGCTGCGCCAAGAAATCCGAGGTTTCCTGCGTGGACCTGTTCTCTACGCGCAGGCCCGGTGGGCGACGAGGGCGTCATGA
- a CDS encoding O-antigen ligase family protein — protein MSTGAHDAARLPAWPLLAPFAAYALWWLLGVGDFIWIVAAAVMVVTWFGRRELVAAVPIIIWALFLLWVVASVPFNDTPGRIIGAVYRLLLYASAGVFAVHVYSARGSLPAHRVTRAMVWFLVGMTACGYLAMAAPELVIRTPTSYVTPGFLKHNDLIADMVIRRTSQWNPNAWVAQDVRPAAPFLYANTWGNVYSLVLPLVLLHAWFVRNSPRMWGVLAIALVSLPPALATLNRGMFIGLGVVAVWVGFQALRRGAMRAVGSAALGLVLIATAWYFSPLGASFFNRVSTTNSTDDRWALYRTTWARTLESPLFGFGSPRPAEYPWLPSLGTQGQLWTVLFSHGIVGLVLFLLPFVLGWIALMPCRDPAGAVLGGVLLATLVETFFYGMMTGVLVSLVVLGLGLRHRAAETQNPLHPASRRTAAASASRAASARAR, from the coding sequence ATGAGCACGGGCGCGCACGACGCAGCGCGCCTGCCTGCTTGGCCGTTGCTCGCTCCGTTTGCCGCGTACGCGCTGTGGTGGCTGCTGGGAGTAGGAGACTTCATCTGGATTGTGGCCGCGGCCGTCATGGTCGTCACGTGGTTCGGCCGCCGGGAACTCGTTGCCGCAGTCCCGATTATTATCTGGGCGTTGTTTTTGCTGTGGGTCGTTGCTTCGGTGCCGTTCAACGACACCCCGGGGCGCATCATCGGCGCGGTCTACCGCCTGTTGCTCTATGCCTCGGCCGGCGTCTTCGCAGTCCACGTCTACTCGGCGCGGGGGAGTCTGCCGGCGCACCGCGTGACGCGGGCGATGGTGTGGTTCCTCGTGGGCATGACCGCATGCGGTTACCTCGCGATGGCAGCGCCTGAACTCGTTATCCGCACGCCCACGTCGTATGTGACCCCGGGCTTCCTTAAACACAACGACCTCATCGCGGACATGGTCATCCGTCGCACTTCGCAGTGGAACCCGAATGCCTGGGTCGCCCAGGACGTTCGCCCGGCCGCGCCCTTCCTCTATGCGAATACGTGGGGTAACGTGTATTCCCTCGTCTTGCCCTTGGTGCTGCTCCACGCGTGGTTCGTGCGCAACAGCCCTCGCATGTGGGGCGTGCTGGCCATCGCGCTGGTGAGTCTGCCACCGGCCTTGGCGACGCTCAACCGCGGCATGTTTATCGGACTGGGCGTTGTCGCCGTGTGGGTGGGCTTTCAGGCTCTGCGGCGTGGCGCCATGCGCGCGGTGGGCAGCGCCGCACTGGGGCTCGTCCTCATCGCGACGGCGTGGTATTTCTCGCCCCTGGGCGCGAGCTTCTTTAACCGCGTCTCCACGACGAACTCCACGGACGACCGGTGGGCGCTCTACCGCACGACGTGGGCTCGCACGCTCGAGTCCCCGCTCTTCGGCTTTGGTTCTCCGCGCCCGGCGGAATATCCCTGGCTGCCGTCGCTCGGTACCCAGGGTCAGCTGTGGACCGTGCTGTTTTCCCATGGCATCGTTGGTCTCGTGCTGTTCCTACTGCCCTTCGTGCTGGGTTGGATTGCGCTCATGCCGTGCCGTGACCCTGCGGGAGCCGTCCTTGGCGGTGTTCTGCTCGCCACGCTCGTGGAGACCTTCTTCTACGGCATGATGACAGGCGTGCTGGTTTCGCTCGTGGTGCTGGGCCTGGGGCTTCGCCACCGCGCCGCCGAGACCCAGAATCCCCTCCATCCTGCATCCCGGCGCACCGCCGCGGCGTCGGCGTCTCGGGCGGCATCCGCGCGGGCTCGCTAG
- a CDS encoding polysaccharide biosynthesis C-terminal domain-containing protein, which translates to MSAPRAGAETAANDRAHDASAATAAAENSGSQQRELARGGALSFVGSATSAALGFVLTIVISRLFGAAHAGIIFQATGAFSVVLAFAKFGLDSTSNYLLPRVKIDDARQVRPVVYGFLIIAVAVSLVLVVALEIAAPLLWTDNPEVARSVRVIALFIPFGSVFLILAAILRALGSVRDYVMVANIGLPVLRPPFIAVVAVAGGAAVAASAAWALPMALMAVAAAVLVLRRLRRIEEVHGASERALPRASQVREVFGFAVPRTLSAGLEQAIVWFDVLLAGWLLSDHAAGIYAGASRFVQAGLLVDAALRVVVSPQLSALLHRGEMSRTRELYLTATMWLVLIGTPAYVFLGFFAPIFLGLLGPEFREGGTALAVLAAGVAVTFLAGNIHSLLVMSGRSGWAAFNKLVVLAVNVGANFVLMPRYGIIGAAVAWSASMVLDALMAAVEVKVFLGIALTAREILAPVAVVLGTLGLASGVAVWLGGQSLWALLGALAVGGAAYIAVCWRWRALLRLGALGELVAAKQGKRS; encoded by the coding sequence ATGAGCGCACCAAGAGCTGGCGCAGAGACCGCGGCTAACGACCGTGCGCACGACGCGTCCGCAGCGACGGCGGCGGCAGAGAACTCGGGCTCACAGCAGCGCGAACTCGCCCGCGGCGGAGCCTTAAGCTTTGTCGGATCGGCGACCAGCGCAGCCTTGGGTTTTGTCCTCACCATCGTCATTTCGCGACTTTTTGGTGCGGCACACGCGGGAATTATTTTTCAGGCTACTGGTGCGTTTTCCGTCGTCCTTGCCTTTGCCAAATTCGGGCTGGATTCGACGTCAAATTACCTTCTTCCCCGCGTAAAGATCGACGATGCGCGGCAGGTTCGCCCTGTCGTCTACGGCTTCCTTATCATTGCGGTGGCCGTGAGTCTGGTGCTCGTTGTTGCACTGGAGATCGCCGCGCCCTTATTGTGGACTGACAACCCCGAGGTCGCGCGCTCGGTGCGCGTGATTGCGCTCTTTATTCCTTTCGGCTCTGTATTTCTCATCCTTGCTGCCATCCTGCGTGCCCTGGGCTCAGTGCGCGACTACGTGATGGTGGCAAATATCGGCCTTCCCGTCCTGCGTCCGCCTTTCATCGCCGTCGTGGCGGTAGCGGGTGGCGCGGCGGTGGCGGCATCGGCGGCGTGGGCACTGCCCATGGCGCTCATGGCGGTGGCGGCAGCCGTGCTAGTGCTGCGGCGCCTACGCCGTATCGAAGAGGTTCATGGTGCCTCGGAGCGTGCGCTGCCGCGCGCGAGCCAGGTCCGTGAGGTCTTCGGGTTTGCGGTCCCGCGCACGCTGTCCGCGGGACTGGAACAGGCCATTGTGTGGTTCGACGTGTTGCTTGCCGGCTGGCTTCTTAGCGACCACGCGGCAGGCATCTACGCCGGCGCCTCCCGCTTCGTTCAAGCCGGCTTGCTTGTCGATGCCGCGCTGCGCGTCGTCGTTTCCCCGCAACTGTCCGCATTGCTGCACCGCGGCGAGATGTCGCGTACCCGCGAGCTTTACCTCACCGCCACGATGTGGCTCGTGCTCATTGGCACGCCGGCGTACGTGTTTTTGGGCTTCTTCGCGCCGATCTTCCTCGGGCTGCTGGGCCCTGAGTTCCGCGAGGGCGGAACGGCGCTGGCGGTTCTTGCGGCAGGCGTGGCCGTGACGTTCTTGGCGGGCAATATCCACTCGCTGCTCGTTATGAGCGGCCGCAGTGGATGGGCCGCGTTCAACAAGCTCGTCGTCTTGGCCGTCAACGTCGGCGCGAATTTCGTGCTCATGCCGCGCTACGGGATCATCGGCGCCGCCGTGGCGTGGTCCGCTTCGATGGTGCTTGATGCGCTCATGGCCGCCGTCGAGGTCAAGGTCTTTCTGGGCATTGCGCTCACGGCGCGGGAGATTCTTGCCCCCGTCGCCGTGGTGCTCGGCACGCTTGGCCTCGCTTCCGGTGTGGCGGTGTGGCTGGGTGGCCAGAGCCTGTGGGCGCTCCTCGGGGCGCTTGCGGTCGGCGGTGCTGCGTATATCGCAGTGTGCTGGCGGTGGCGCGCGCTGCTACGCCTTGGAGCGCTGGGCGAGCTCGTCGCCGCCAAACAAGGAAAGCGCTCGTGA
- a CDS encoding fibrinogen-like YCDxxxxGGGW domain-containing protein: protein MSHSRFSLLAAAVALCAGILAPVAGAQEPAPSPAAQDTPAVVTRDGSSPDRAAASCWAIKQDNPDAKNGSYWLLTPQMEAPQEFFCDQEMDGGGWVMIGRGREGWDRYPAGQGDISALTSRDRTPADFAPAQLPTKTIDGLLSGQHINELDEGMRVVRATNNSGTRWQTADIKPQRMENWSWALSAEDPALFRFDNGPLWYRADRTDRFMGNAIGLRGIDISTTRARQYKIGFGYGPWKRVGRTGADSFIWSTNGYAALPYAELYLRPQLSNADAGFEPIPDAGLDEVTNSAVVSSFSSPTQWGVTGNLTGRSTEGNAPVQAFAQKDDTVFVGGNFTAAENHATGESLPRTAVAAFDATTGEVRRDFAVDLDGQVKALLVLPNGKLLIGGDFLRAGGEEHRGTVLVDPKTGAIDASWTLNVVSRLRDGIISVKALSLSGDHVYLGGKFTHLTSGGDNYIYARSAGRVSLDGVPDRSWNPEFNGTVVDTDVSADGGRFYAAGYFTKSVDNPVNKAAVLTTAAGAAPAVDFQFQASDTSATYQQAIEDSGELVFIGGAQHSLFGYEPQSMNRVSGSIMSSNGGDVQTIASNGEVTYASCHCNENAYQDSYSWPTLSESRTRIDNIQWVGAWDAKTGKQLGEFSPYMLGSNNGGGWSLFIAEDGALWAGGDFTGSRTNLTTAQWNGGFVRYPAQDREAPRVPDKVTFNQSTAKTVGLTWAEASDAASYEVLRDDRVVATSISPRATVPRGGDDRYFVRAVDEAGNRSATTHVAVAPEAGSLGYDDPQLIAAGADWQYSYNQGAPDAAWNTTEGTRDGWQAGAAPLGYGGADLGTEFQTPAAAQRPVTAWFAHLFDVADPTAFTTATLKVIADDGAVVYVNGHEVGRVRMDEGDVKDTTRANAVVSAARAAEERTTIDIPSYYLKPGENIVAVETHLNYKSSPSLTFDASLLVTDSAPATITEIPVDRSELIAAGADWRYSYAADAPAEDWATTLDVADWNEDAAPIGWGAGDVATPLTYAANTAYFVNDIELSEDDLAALREQHGDDAVVRLEVRADDAALVRLNGEEVGRVRLGEPRSEVAHTAYADSSVSASVAARDRYVVEVPLSRFHAGSNRLAVETHLNYKSAPSFVFDLSATVTEPSGDPALAALAEAAADLAEDSVAEADDDAAEAELTDDAAADDVDAAASADADAEQ from the coding sequence ATGTCTCACTCACGATTTTCGCTTCTCGCCGCAGCGGTTGCGCTGTGCGCCGGTATCCTCGCGCCCGTCGCAGGCGCGCAGGAGCCGGCGCCGAGTCCAGCGGCACAAGACACCCCGGCCGTCGTCACGCGGGACGGGTCCAGCCCGGACCGAGCTGCCGCGTCCTGTTGGGCTATTAAACAAGACAACCCTGATGCCAAGAACGGCTCCTACTGGCTGCTCACCCCGCAGATGGAGGCGCCGCAGGAATTCTTCTGCGATCAGGAAATGGACGGTGGCGGCTGGGTCATGATTGGTCGCGGCCGCGAAGGTTGGGACCGTTACCCCGCAGGCCAAGGCGATATTTCCGCGCTCACTAGCCGTGATCGCACCCCGGCGGACTTCGCTCCGGCGCAGCTGCCCACCAAGACCATCGATGGTCTGCTGAGCGGCCAGCACATCAACGAGTTGGACGAGGGTATGCGCGTCGTGCGTGCCACCAATAACTCCGGTACGCGCTGGCAGACCGCGGATATCAAACCGCAGCGCATGGAGAACTGGTCGTGGGCGCTTTCCGCCGAGGACCCGGCGCTCTTCCGTTTCGATAATGGGCCCTTGTGGTACCGCGCAGACCGTACGGACAGGTTCATGGGCAACGCCATCGGCCTGCGCGGCATAGATATTTCCACCACGCGGGCCCGGCAATACAAGATCGGCTTCGGCTATGGCCCGTGGAAAAGGGTCGGCCGTACGGGGGCTGACTCATTTATTTGGAGCACGAATGGATATGCCGCGCTGCCGTACGCGGAGCTGTATCTGCGCCCGCAGCTGAGCAACGCCGATGCCGGATTTGAGCCCATCCCGGATGCCGGCCTCGACGAGGTAACGAATTCCGCAGTCGTCTCGAGCTTCTCGTCGCCCACGCAGTGGGGCGTGACAGGTAACCTGACCGGCCGTAGCACCGAGGGTAACGCCCCCGTGCAGGCCTTTGCGCAAAAAGACGACACCGTCTTCGTGGGCGGCAATTTCACGGCGGCAGAAAACCACGCGACGGGCGAGTCCCTCCCGCGCACCGCGGTCGCCGCGTTCGACGCCACCACGGGTGAGGTCCGCCGCGACTTTGCCGTGGATCTCGACGGTCAGGTCAAGGCTCTCCTCGTCCTGCCCAACGGCAAGCTGCTTATCGGCGGTGATTTCCTGCGCGCCGGCGGCGAAGAGCACCGCGGCACCGTCCTCGTGGATCCGAAGACGGGCGCTATCGATGCATCGTGGACGCTCAACGTCGTCTCGCGTCTGCGCGACGGCATTATCAGCGTCAAGGCGCTGTCTCTCTCCGGGGACCATGTTTACCTCGGCGGTAAGTTCACCCACCTCACCAGCGGCGGCGACAATTACATCTACGCGCGTTCCGCAGGCCGCGTGAGCCTGGACGGCGTGCCGGACCGCTCGTGGAATCCCGAATTCAACGGCACCGTGGTGGACACGGACGTCTCGGCTGACGGCGGGCGTTTCTACGCGGCGGGCTACTTCACGAAGTCCGTGGACAACCCGGTGAACAAAGCAGCGGTCCTCACCACGGCCGCAGGTGCCGCTCCGGCCGTGGACTTCCAGTTCCAGGCCAGCGACACCAGCGCCACCTACCAGCAAGCCATCGAGGATTCTGGCGAGCTCGTCTTCATTGGCGGCGCCCAGCACTCCCTCTTCGGTTACGAGCCGCAGAGCATGAACCGCGTCTCTGGCTCCATCATGAGCTCCAACGGCGGCGACGTGCAGACTATCGCTTCCAACGGCGAGGTCACCTACGCCAGCTGCCACTGCAATGAGAACGCCTACCAGGATTCCTACTCGTGGCCGACGCTGAGCGAGTCCCGCACCCGCATCGACAACATCCAGTGGGTCGGTGCCTGGGACGCCAAGACCGGCAAGCAGCTGGGCGAGTTCTCACCGTACATGCTGGGGTCGAACAACGGCGGCGGCTGGTCGCTGTTCATCGCGGAGGACGGCGCGCTGTGGGCTGGCGGCGACTTCACCGGTTCCCGCACGAATCTCACCACAGCACAGTGGAACGGCGGCTTCGTCCGCTACCCGGCCCAGGACCGCGAGGCTCCCCGCGTGCCGGATAAGGTCACCTTCAACCAATCTACTGCGAAGACCGTCGGCCTGACCTGGGCTGAGGCTTCCGATGCCGCCAGCTACGAGGTCTTGCGTGACGACCGCGTCGTCGCGACGTCGATCAGCCCGCGCGCCACCGTGCCGCGCGGTGGCGATGACCGCTACTTCGTCCGAGCAGTGGACGAGGCGGGCAACCGTTCCGCGACGACCCACGTGGCCGTCGCGCCGGAGGCAGGTTCGCTCGGCTACGACGACCCTCAGCTCATCGCCGCGGGCGCGGACTGGCAGTACTCCTATAACCAGGGCGCGCCGGACGCTGCGTGGAATACCACCGAGGGCACGCGCGACGGATGGCAGGCGGGTGCTGCGCCGCTGGGTTACGGCGGCGCGGATCTCGGCACCGAATTCCAGACGCCGGCCGCGGCACAGCGCCCCGTCACCGCGTGGTTTGCGCATCTCTTCGACGTCGCGGACCCGACAGCGTTTACGACGGCGACGCTTAAGGTCATTGCCGATGATGGCGCTGTGGTCTACGTCAATGGCCACGAGGTCGGACGCGTCCGCATGGACGAGGGCGACGTGAAGGACACCACCCGCGCGAATGCCGTGGTCTCCGCCGCGCGCGCCGCAGAGGAGCGCACGACGATCGACATCCCGTCCTATTACTTGAAGCCCGGCGAAAATATCGTCGCTGTGGAAACCCACCTCAATTACAAGTCCAGCCCGTCCCTGACTTTCGACGCGTCGTTGCTCGTCACGGATTCGGCACCGGCCACCATCACGGAGATTCCGGTGGACCGCAGCGAGCTCATCGCCGCGGGCGCGGACTGGCGCTACTCCTACGCTGCCGATGCCCCCGCCGAGGATTGGGCCACCACCCTCGACGTCGCAGACTGGAACGAGGACGCCGCTCCCATCGGCTGGGGTGCTGGTGACGTTGCCACGCCGTTGACCTACGCCGCGAACACCGCGTACTTCGTTAACGACATTGAGCTCTCTGAGGACGACCTCGCCGCCTTGCGTGAACAACACGGCGACGACGCGGTGGTGCGTCTCGAGGTCCGGGCCGACGATGCCGCGCTTGTGCGACTCAACGGCGAGGAAGTCGGCCGCGTCCGCTTGGGCGAGCCTCGGTCTGAGGTCGCCCACACCGCGTATGCGGATAGCTCCGTGAGCGCGTCGGTTGCCGCGCGCGACCGCTATGTCGTCGAGGTTCCGCTGTCGCGCTTCCATGCGGGCAGCAACCGCCTGGCCGTCGAAACCCACCTCAATTATAAGTCGGCTCCGTCCTTCGTCTTCGACCTCAGCGCCACGGTCACCGAGCCCTCGGGCGATCCCGCCCTCGCCGCGCTGGCCGAAGCCGCCGCGGACCTCGCCGAGGATTCCGTCGCAGAAGCCGATGACGATGCCGCAGAAGCCGAGCTCACTGACGATGCCGCTGCCGACGACGTTGACGCTGCAGCTTCTGCAGACGCAGACGCGGAACAATAA
- a CDS encoding WecB/TagA/CpsF family glycosyltransferase — MTYNSTTDRVPSSAGASPAPDPAVAEFARRIARPGAVVTWLNHWSVQQAQWSALETMTDIGIDGTLLQLMLARCGMDMGRTSADLVLPVLFRDVLEPDQRIAFIGSAPGVATRAAERIGGHQTCAFDGYGELKELRRDPSQLRAWRPDVVVLGLGAPLQEEVAAELHVALPEAIVCTSRWLDRSAGRQ; from the coding sequence ATGACGTATAACAGCACCACCGACCGCGTCCCGTCCAGCGCGGGCGCATCACCTGCACCGGATCCGGCCGTGGCGGAGTTCGCTCGGCGCATCGCACGACCCGGCGCCGTGGTCACATGGCTTAACCACTGGTCGGTGCAGCAGGCGCAGTGGTCTGCGCTCGAAACCATGACGGACATCGGCATCGACGGCACGCTGCTTCAGCTCATGCTGGCGCGTTGCGGCATGGACATGGGCCGCACCTCGGCCGACCTCGTCCTTCCGGTCCTGTTTCGTGACGTCCTCGAGCCGGACCAGCGCATTGCGTTCATCGGCTCCGCGCCGGGCGTGGCGACGCGGGCGGCGGAGCGCATCGGCGGGCACCAGACCTGCGCCTTCGACGGCTACGGCGAGCTCAAGGAGCTGCGCCGCGATCCGTCGCAGCTGCGCGCCTGGCGTCCCGACGTCGTCGTGCTGGGCCTAGGCGCACCGCTGCAAGAGGAAGTCGCTGCCGAGCTGCACGTTGCGCTGCCCGAAGCCATCGTGTGTACCAGCCGGTGGCTGGATCGATCAGCTGGCCGCCAATGA
- a CDS encoding WecB/TagA/CpsF family glycosyltransferase has translation MRCPKPSCVPAGGWIDQLAANEQYFPVWVHKYRLGWAWRIAHEPRRLIGRYTVDAVGFLRRLPRIVSDLRVLPHKADATGFHRG, from the coding sequence TTGCGCTGCCCGAAGCCATCGTGTGTACCAGCCGGTGGCTGGATCGATCAGCTGGCCGCCAATGAGCAGTACTTCCCGGTGTGGGTCCACAAGTACCGCCTAGGCTGGGCGTGGCGCATAGCGCACGAGCCGCGCCGACTCATCGGCCGCTACACCGTCGATGCAGTCGGCTTCCTGCGCCGCCTGCCGCGCATCGTGTCTGACCTTCGGGTGCTGCCCCACAAGGCCGACGCCACGGGCTTCCACCGCGGCTAA